Proteins encoded by one window of Verrucomicrobiota bacterium:
- a CDS encoding SET domain-containing protein-lysine N-methyltransferase — translation MQSDSGNKWVYVERSGIHGQGVFAKRDIPNGKRIMEYLGERISKNESYRRGTAQMEKASHDNTLGSVYIFNLNDKWDIDGNVAKNIAKFANHSCDQNCEAYETDGRIFYETCKPVKTGEEILIDYGYLLEYFADHPCRCGAGNCVGFIVAENERAKLKKMRSRKMANFIVRNRIKVEKDLSDELEELLVE, via the coding sequence ATGCAAAGTGATTCTGGAAACAAATGGGTGTATGTGGAGCGTTCCGGTATTCACGGACAAGGAGTCTTTGCAAAGCGCGACATTCCCAATGGTAAACGTATCATGGAATACCTCGGTGAACGGATATCAAAAAATGAATCCTATCGTCGTGGGACAGCGCAAATGGAAAAAGCTTCTCATGACAATACGCTCGGATCGGTCTATATTTTTAATCTCAATGATAAATGGGACATTGACGGAAATGTGGCCAAAAACATTGCAAAATTCGCGAACCACAGTTGTGACCAGAATTGTGAAGCTTACGAGACGGATGGTCGCATTTTTTATGAGACCTGCAAGCCCGTCAAAACAGGGGAAGAAATACTAATCGATTACGGTTACCTGCTTGAGTATTTTGCCGATCACCCGTGTCGGTGTGGAGCTGGGAATTGTGTTGGATTTATTGTCGCTGAAAACGAACGAGCTAAACTGAAGAAAATGCGCAGTCGTAAAATGGCGAATTTTATAGTGAGAAACCGGATAAAGGTTGAAAAAGATTTGTCTGATGAACTGGAGGAACTGTTGGTAGAATAA
- a CDS encoding NAD(P)-dependent glycerol-3-phosphate dehydrogenase: MNFCVLGAGAWGTAMALHLIRQGHSVTLVPRRIEMALALASSRENTDYLPGFHLPLNLQVGFEVKPVLMEADVAILACPSKGLRPLCESIAQHLGSAQALKLIVTLCKGLEEETFLRPGQVVGDALPEIEHAVLSGPTNAAEVAAGKPTAVTLGSNGVNSIIEMVQAAMSGGTLRVYTSEDMKGVELGGCLKNIYAIAAGCVDGLQFGDNAKAALMTRSLNEMIRLGVALGADAKTFFGLSGFGDLVATCNGSWSRNRTLGQELGAGKTLEALMSDRKTVVEGVTATKVFHSLCEQKGIEAPILNQVYAVLYEGLEPERALKTLMLRDLKAE, encoded by the coding sequence ATGAATTTTTGTGTTTTGGGGGCCGGAGCCTGGGGAACGGCCATGGCGCTTCACCTTATTCGTCAAGGCCACTCGGTCACTCTCGTTCCGCGTCGGATTGAAATGGCTTTGGCCCTGGCATCCTCTCGCGAGAATACAGATTATCTACCAGGGTTTCACCTTCCGTTGAATTTGCAGGTCGGGTTTGAAGTGAAGCCAGTTCTTATGGAAGCGGATGTAGCCATTCTGGCTTGCCCGAGTAAGGGGCTCCGACCCCTTTGTGAATCGATCGCTCAACACCTCGGCTCCGCGCAAGCGCTCAAATTAATAGTTACCTTGTGCAAGGGACTCGAGGAGGAGACATTCTTACGGCCTGGTCAAGTGGTAGGGGATGCGTTGCCGGAAATAGAGCATGCTGTGTTATCGGGTCCAACCAATGCTGCGGAAGTTGCGGCCGGAAAACCAACTGCTGTCACGCTGGGCTCCAACGGTGTTAATTCCATTATTGAAATGGTTCAGGCTGCCATGAGTGGGGGAACGTTACGCGTATATACTTCCGAAGATATGAAAGGTGTTGAATTAGGTGGTTGCCTCAAAAACATTTATGCAATCGCGGCTGGTTGTGTGGATGGACTGCAATTCGGGGATAACGCCAAAGCTGCGCTGATGACTCGCTCGTTAAACGAGATGATACGCCTGGGGGTTGCATTGGGAGCCGATGCCAAGACATTCTTTGGTTTAAGCGGTTTTGGTGACCTGGTTGCGACCTGTAATGGTTCCTGGAGTCGGAACCGAACGCTTGGCCAAGAACTAGGGGCAGGCAAAACACTCGAAGCGTTGATGTCGGACCGTAAGACGGTCGTCGAGGGGGTGACCGCGACTAAGGTGTTTCACAGCCTGTGTGAACAAAAGGGAATTGAAGCTCCCATTCTAAATCAGGTTTATGCGGTTTTGTATGAAGGTCTGGAGCCTGAACGGGCTTTAAAAACGCTTATGCTTCGTGACCTGAAAGCAGAGTAA
- a CDS encoding DUF1800 domain-containing protein: protein MNTLKIDNITPKDAWKPLKSSAWNERNAKHLLIRIGFSARPTEIEKSLEAGLEATIKKSFANASIVPAPNDLKEVIESYKDMRKRQEGLSEPERRKLRQAQQKKNRELIVDLNVNWLDHATDPKNSAFEKWGLFWENVFVVTAQKVKNPALLYQYQLMLRSNSFKDFGTMAKAVTKNPAMITFLDLQQNKKGKANENFARELFELFMLGEGNYTEDDIKEAAKAFTGYRQIDGQFRFLQNQHESGKKTVFGKTGNWRGDDIVDLALEQEAARLFIPRELCKHYLSDEIIPDEFLKPLGDGWAANDFDLSWLASTFFSSQIFYQSQFQGNKIKSPFEFFIGLLQDLELDLAPLPRSLLPAMRSMGQSYLNPPNVRGWVGGKHWINSATLIQRRQIVEGLFSTPTTRRLNGDEERALETAKASGKNQFFVSKEKGDEWASLPPKERLTHFANAWLVNPLEPKVEKSMLQFLIKNKNNPLPATRSVAITLLQSPEYQLA, encoded by the coding sequence ATGAATACCCTAAAAATTGATAACATTACCCCCAAGGACGCCTGGAAGCCATTAAAGTCAAGCGCTTGGAACGAGCGCAATGCCAAGCACCTCCTGATTCGGATCGGATTTTCCGCCAGGCCAACTGAAATTGAGAAGAGCTTGGAAGCAGGCTTAGAGGCGACCATTAAGAAATCGTTCGCGAATGCCTCAATTGTACCTGCGCCAAACGATTTAAAAGAAGTCATTGAAAGTTATAAGGATATGCGGAAACGCCAGGAAGGATTGAGCGAACCGGAACGACGGAAATTGAGGCAGGCCCAACAAAAGAAGAACCGCGAATTGATCGTTGACCTAAACGTCAATTGGCTGGACCACGCGACTGACCCCAAGAACTCAGCATTCGAAAAATGGGGTTTATTCTGGGAAAATGTATTCGTGGTTACTGCGCAAAAGGTAAAAAACCCCGCTTTACTCTATCAATATCAGCTGATGCTTCGCAGCAACTCGTTCAAGGATTTTGGAACGATGGCCAAAGCGGTTACTAAAAACCCTGCCATGATCACTTTTCTGGATCTTCAACAAAACAAGAAAGGCAAGGCGAACGAAAATTTTGCGCGGGAGCTCTTTGAACTGTTTATGCTCGGTGAAGGAAATTACACCGAAGATGATATCAAGGAAGCCGCCAAAGCATTTACCGGATACCGGCAGATCGACGGCCAATTCCGCTTTCTACAAAACCAGCACGAATCAGGAAAGAAAACAGTCTTCGGAAAAACAGGCAACTGGAGGGGAGACGACATTGTTGATCTCGCTCTCGAGCAAGAGGCAGCCCGACTTTTCATTCCCAGAGAACTGTGCAAACATTATTTAAGTGACGAAATCATTCCAGATGAATTCCTCAAACCGTTGGGAGACGGTTGGGCGGCAAACGATTTCGATCTGTCATGGCTGGCATCAACATTCTTTTCATCTCAAATATTCTACCAATCCCAATTTCAAGGTAACAAAATAAAAAGCCCCTTCGAATTTTTTATCGGACTCCTCCAAGACCTCGAACTTGACTTGGCACCGCTACCAAGATCCTTGCTACCGGCAATGCGAAGCATGGGCCAGAGCTACCTCAATCCACCCAACGTTCGCGGATGGGTCGGAGGTAAACACTGGATTAATAGTGCCACCTTAATTCAGAGACGACAAATCGTTGAAGGTTTATTCAGTACTCCAACTACTAGAAGATTAAATGGCGATGAGGAGCGCGCACTCGAAACGGCTAAAGCAAGTGGCAAAAATCAATTCTTTGTAAGCAAAGAAAAAGGAGATGAATGGGCCAGTTTACCACCTAAAGAAAGACTCACTCATTTTGCGAATGCCTGGCTCGTAAATCCCTTGGAGCCAAAAGTTGAGAAATCAATGCTTCAGTTCCTAATCAAAAATAAAAATAATCCGCTCCCAGCTACACGTTCTGTGGCTATCACCTTGCTTCAATCCCCCGAATATCAACTCGCTTGA
- the alr gene encoding alanine racemase translates to MTSFPQYPARCWAEIDLAALERNLYKIRAALPNHIRYLAVVKADAYGHGLAQTATRLMQCGADMFAVANVAEATRLREIGSGWPILILSSVLPQEDEFLFTHNLIPTLSTLREVERWNQKAEERDTTLKVHLKIDTGMGRLGVWYEDAQALFDALKQAKHLKIDGVFTHFSCAPTNLEFTELQRSRFLSTLKILEKQFDLSGCLIHADNSASLASFNRTSPFNAVRVGLLQFGAAPYPDTLFAKVTTEPVLSFHARVALVKKLPEGSTISYNRLTILSRPTTLAVLTAGYADGIPMPFTTRAEVLVSGKRCKVLGRVTMDQLIIDVTDLPEAPLEGDTATFIGSQEKEHISIYEFSNWGNSIPWECFSSISQRVTRIYKTFRE, encoded by the coding sequence ATGACATCCTTCCCTCAATATCCTGCCCGCTGCTGGGCAGAGATTGATCTCGCGGCTCTGGAGCGAAATCTGTATAAGATTCGGGCCGCACTCCCAAACCACATTCGCTACCTCGCTGTTGTAAAAGCAGATGCCTATGGACACGGACTCGCTCAAACAGCCACCCGGCTCATGCAGTGTGGGGCCGACATGTTTGCGGTGGCCAACGTTGCCGAAGCAACACGCCTGCGAGAAATTGGATCGGGTTGGCCCATTTTGATCCTTTCATCGGTGCTACCACAAGAGGATGAATTTCTTTTTACCCATAATCTGATACCAACCTTGTCTACGCTTAGGGAAGTTGAACGCTGGAACCAAAAGGCTGAAGAACGTGATACCACCCTGAAAGTTCATTTAAAAATAGACACAGGTATGGGTCGTCTTGGCGTCTGGTATGAAGACGCTCAAGCATTATTCGACGCCTTAAAACAAGCGAAGCACCTAAAGATTGATGGCGTGTTTACTCACTTTAGTTGCGCACCGACCAACCTGGAATTTACCGAACTACAACGAAGCCGTTTTCTAAGTACGCTGAAGATTTTGGAGAAGCAATTCGATCTGTCCGGTTGTTTGATCCACGCAGACAATAGCGCAAGCCTGGCGAGTTTTAATAGAACCAGTCCGTTCAACGCGGTCCGGGTGGGTCTTCTTCAGTTTGGAGCGGCCCCCTATCCGGATACCTTATTCGCTAAAGTAACTACTGAGCCGGTATTGAGTTTCCATGCGCGGGTGGCTCTGGTGAAAAAGTTGCCCGAGGGAAGCACCATCAGTTATAATCGATTAACGATCTTATCTCGACCAACGACCTTAGCCGTTTTGACCGCAGGATACGCGGACGGAATTCCGATGCCATTTACCACACGCGCGGAAGTTCTGGTCTCAGGAAAACGATGCAAAGTCCTTGGCCGGGTAACCATGGACCAGTTGATCATTGATGTTACGGATCTCCCGGAAGCCCCCCTTGAAGGGGATACTGCCACTTTTATTGGATCACAGGAGAAGGAACATATTTCGATTTATGAGTTCAGCAATTGGGGAAATTCAATTCCATGGGAGTGTTTTTCCTCCATTTCCCAACGAGTAACAAGGATTTACAAAACCTTTCGGGAATGA
- a CDS encoding DUF1501 domain-containing protein → MKNEILNFPATRREFISTSAKGAGLLAFSQFVPGFLSDSLAAGAATPEADRKILVLVQLAGGNDGLNTLIPYEDSNYYRLRPTLGIKKSEAISLTDQLGLHPSCEELSQLYKEGKLSIVQNVGYPNPNRSHFRSTEIWEGATDANDFGDSGWLGRYLDNSCSGAPSLGDPEAITFGNELPLSVQGEVPHNLFSINKGPGRVNRGDSGLLDKMVGPSSAPDNSSFLKQTMMDTLITEKRIQKLFTQFSSSAKYPGNRLAASLKNVASLISSGLPTRLYFVTLGGFDTHQGQAGAHQRLLQELSSSLAAFQNDLTERGLSDQVLTMTFSEFGRRPSENQSGGTDHGTAAPLFIMGSQLKNQMVGKAPDLNLTNNKDLKFSTDFRRVYSTVLDKWLECDSEPVLGRKFEHLPFI, encoded by the coding sequence ATGAAAAACGAAATTCTAAATTTCCCAGCAACCCGTAGAGAATTCATAAGCACCTCCGCCAAAGGAGCAGGCTTATTGGCCTTCAGTCAATTTGTCCCGGGCTTCCTCAGCGATTCCTTGGCAGCCGGTGCTGCAACGCCCGAAGCAGATCGAAAAATATTGGTTCTGGTCCAACTCGCTGGAGGTAATGATGGACTCAACACCCTGATTCCCTACGAAGACTCCAACTATTACCGACTCCGCCCCACCTTGGGGATCAAGAAGAGTGAAGCTATTTCGCTGACAGATCAACTGGGTCTCCACCCCAGTTGCGAGGAATTAAGTCAGCTGTATAAAGAAGGTAAACTTTCCATCGTTCAAAACGTCGGCTACCCAAATCCGAACAGGAGCCATTTCCGTTCAACCGAGATCTGGGAAGGTGCCACCGATGCGAATGATTTTGGGGACTCCGGCTGGCTGGGTCGCTATCTTGATAACAGTTGCAGCGGTGCACCCTCGTTGGGTGATCCAGAAGCAATCACGTTTGGAAACGAATTGCCACTTTCTGTTCAGGGGGAAGTCCCGCACAATCTCTTCAGCATTAACAAAGGTCCCGGTAGAGTAAATCGTGGCGACTCCGGTTTGCTGGATAAGATGGTTGGTCCTTCATCCGCTCCAGACAATTCGAGTTTTCTGAAGCAAACCATGATGGATACCCTTATCACAGAGAAACGTATCCAAAAGCTATTCACACAATTCTCTTCGAGCGCAAAATACCCTGGAAATCGTTTGGCTGCCTCACTTAAAAACGTGGCTTCCCTGATAAGCTCAGGATTACCAACGCGCTTATATTTTGTGACTTTAGGAGGATTCGATACCCACCAAGGGCAAGCCGGCGCTCACCAACGATTACTACAAGAACTGTCTTCAAGTCTGGCAGCTTTTCAAAATGATCTAACGGAACGGGGTTTGTCTGATCAGGTACTGACAATGACATTTTCTGAATTTGGTCGCCGCCCAAGTGAAAACCAAAGTGGTGGAACTGATCACGGCACAGCCGCACCTCTCTTTATTATGGGAAGCCAATTGAAGAACCAGATGGTCGGAAAAGCACCGGACCTAAATCTGACCAACAATAAGGACCTCAAGTTTTCTACGGACTTTCGACGGGTCTACTCCACTGTCCTCGACAAATGGTTGGAGTGTGACAGTGAACCAGTCCTGGGCCGGAAGTTTGAACACCTGCCCTTTATTTAG
- the dtd gene encoding D-aminoacyl-tRNA deacylase, producing MRVVIQRVSRASVRVEGSLAGSIETGLVVLLGIDREDTEEDLIWMTNKIPQLRVFEDEDGKINLDILQALGGMAVVSQFTLFGNVRKGNRPSFNRSADPEQAIPLYESFISRMEDKLGKPVVTGQFGAMMEVELTNYGPVTLVIDSKDKRF from the coding sequence ATGCGTGTGGTCATTCAGCGTGTTTCCCGGGCTAGCGTTCGAGTAGAAGGAAGCTTGGCAGGTTCTATCGAAACAGGTTTGGTCGTCCTGCTTGGCATTGATCGCGAAGACACCGAGGAAGATCTCATTTGGATGACTAACAAAATCCCTCAGCTTCGTGTCTTTGAAGATGAGGATGGTAAGATAAATTTAGACATTCTTCAGGCGCTAGGAGGTATGGCGGTTGTCAGCCAATTCACGCTTTTCGGTAATGTAAGGAAAGGGAATCGTCCCTCGTTTAATCGTTCTGCTGATCCGGAGCAGGCTATTCCACTCTATGAATCCTTTATCTCACGGATGGAAGATAAACTGGGAAAACCGGTAGTTACCGGACAGTTTGGCGCGATGATGGAAGTTGAGTTGACCAATTATGGTCCGGTTACCCTGGTAATCGATTCAAAGGATAAACGGTTTTAG
- a CDS encoding DNA-3-methyladenine glycosylase, with product MDESKVIPNVFFNRPVLEICPELLGHYLVIRLAEKVVRVEITEVEAYDGPMDLACHASKGRTARTEVLYGPAGTWYVYLCYGVHWLLNIVTGPVDYPSAVLIRGVGDWKGPGILTRMLGIDKRFNRQSAKPENGLWFEFNSERSRYYEYETSSRIGVGYAGEWAAKPYRFFKRGYTRRK from the coding sequence ATGGACGAATCGAAAGTTATTCCAAATGTATTTTTTAACCGTCCGGTGCTCGAAATATGCCCTGAACTATTGGGACATTATTTGGTGATTAGGCTCGCGGAAAAAGTGGTGCGTGTAGAAATCACTGAAGTCGAAGCCTATGATGGTCCGATGGATTTAGCCTGCCATGCCTCAAAGGGACGTACGGCCCGGACTGAAGTGCTTTATGGACCAGCAGGAACCTGGTATGTGTACCTTTGTTATGGGGTTCACTGGCTTCTTAATATAGTAACCGGTCCCGTAGATTATCCTTCCGCCGTCCTTATTCGCGGGGTGGGGGATTGGAAAGGCCCTGGTATTCTTACCCGGATGCTCGGAATTGATAAGCGATTTAACAGGCAGTCTGCCAAGCCGGAAAACGGACTTTGGTTTGAGTTTAACAGCGAGCGATCCCGTTATTACGAGTATGAAACGAGTTCCCGAATTGGAGTGGGATATGCGGGAGAATGGGCAGCTAAGCCTTATAGGTTTTTCAAAAGAGGCTATACTCGGCGGAAGTAA
- a CDS encoding TIGR00730 family Rossman fold protein, whose amino-acid sequence MDPSNDSSIERPIKAYDNPEFLHSIQARTIRVQCELLEPMYRFRKYDVKNTLVFFGSARTKDPQSAQKELAQLEAELGDQKSLSPDESTQLQCAKMAVKQSVYYADCRELARRMADWAESLAVGKSLHICSGGGPGIMEAANRGAFDAGAKSVGMNISLPFEQHANPYIPKELNLQFHYFFVRKYWFLYLAKGLVVFPGGFGTMDELFEFLTLIQTGKAKKVIPIVLYGKDYWTRLFNFEALVEWGYISKDDLELFVILDSVEAAENHLKTRIDQDKLNLEF is encoded by the coding sequence ATGGATCCTTCCAATGATTCGTCTATTGAACGGCCTATTAAGGCTTATGATAACCCGGAGTTCCTCCACAGCATTCAAGCCAGAACCATTCGGGTTCAATGCGAATTGCTTGAACCGATGTACCGATTTCGAAAATACGATGTCAAAAACACATTGGTCTTTTTCGGGTCGGCGCGAACCAAGGATCCTCAATCAGCTCAGAAGGAATTAGCGCAACTGGAAGCCGAGCTAGGTGACCAAAAATCGCTTTCTCCAGATGAATCGACTCAACTACAGTGCGCGAAAATGGCGGTTAAACAATCGGTTTACTACGCGGACTGCCGTGAGCTAGCCCGAAGAATGGCCGATTGGGCAGAGAGCTTGGCCGTCGGGAAAAGTCTCCATATCTGCTCTGGAGGAGGACCGGGCATAATGGAAGCCGCCAACCGGGGCGCTTTCGACGCAGGAGCCAAATCGGTGGGCATGAATATCTCCCTTCCTTTCGAACAGCACGCGAACCCGTATATACCTAAAGAGCTGAATCTGCAGTTCCATTACTTTTTCGTGAGAAAATATTGGTTCCTTTATCTAGCAAAGGGGTTGGTAGTGTTTCCAGGCGGCTTCGGTACTATGGACGAATTATTTGAATTCTTGACTTTGATCCAAACCGGAAAGGCCAAGAAAGTAATACCCATTGTCCTCTATGGAAAAGATTACTGGACCCGCCTTTTCAATTTCGAAGCGCTCGTCGAATGGGGGTATATTTCTAAAGATGATTTGGAGCTATTCGTGATTCTTGATTCGGTCGAGGCGGCGGAAAACCATCTGAAAACCCGCATTGATCAGGACAAGCTGAATCTGGAGTTTTGA